The genomic DNA tcttcatgcatatctcttcttatgtttatctcgatcttctttcctttaatcagctactgtccttatctgaacgtccttcaggacttaagttctgatatccatcttctgatgattatctcctgataatataagtactgatatccttaagtcctgacttccagtaagtactgatttatcctgtttaagtaagatctgaaaactaaacataaatcatattagccatgacattatcaaatatatctataaAAATTAAAAGATAGAGTTGGGAATTGGATCTAATGAGCAAATGTTTGTCATTAGAACGGAAAAGTTGGGTAAGTTTAACAAGTATTGGGGAGATCCAAACAAAATGaacaattttttatttattgcggtggtactagatccaaggcacaagTTACAATTTGTGGTGTATATGTTGAAGCACATGTATGGAGAAGAGGcggcggggggggggggggggtcaATGGGAAAGTCATTAGAAGGGacattgaacaaaatgttcaatGAATACAAATCTAAAATGGCAACGAACAAaaaaagagatgaaggtagagaTAAAAGATGGGAAGAAAATGTTAGCCAAGTGCATCCAGCTCAATTGTTGAGGATGCAATTTGAGAAAGATattggattgattttaagtgatgGTAGTGCATCGGATTTGGAGGAATATTTGAGTGAAAAACCAAAAACATATAGTTGTTCGGATGGGTTTGATATATTAGAGTGGTGGAAGAATAATTCAATGAGATTTCCTGTTTTATCTCAAATGGCTCGAGATATTTTAGCTTTTCCAATATCCACGGTAGCTTCGGAATCGGCTTTTAGCACGTGTGGTAGAGTTCTCAATGATTTTAGGAGTTCCCTAACATCTAAAATGGTTGAAGCACTTATTTGTGCTCAAGATTGGATGAGAAAGACCGTA from Apium graveolens cultivar Ventura chromosome 5, ASM990537v1, whole genome shotgun sequence includes the following:
- the LOC141660601 gene encoding zinc finger BED domain-containing protein RICESLEEPER 2-like; protein product: MFVIRTEKLGKFNKYWGDPNKMNNFLFIAVVLDPRHKLQFVVYMLKHMYGEEAAGGGGGSMGKSLEGTLNKMFNEYKSKMATNKKRDEGRDKRWEENVSQVHPAQLLRMQFEKDIGLILSDGSASDLEEYLSEKPKTYSCSDGFDILEWWKNNSMRFPVLSQMARDILAFPISTVASESAFSTCGRVLNDFRSSLTSKMVEALICAQDWMRKTVKAISVEEDPEEMR